The Dehalogenimonas sp. 4OHTPN genome window below encodes:
- a CDS encoding DegV family protein gives MAIKVVTDSTADIPSQLVKDLGIVVVPSYVIFGSKSYRGGIDIAADEFYRKLLHEPVLPTTSQPTPQDFVEVYNQLAKEADGIISIHISSKLSGTINSAEHAKKLANVNCPIEVIDTQNLTMALGLIVIAAARMTRAGKGLTEVADAVRKMVPSTRLLILFDTLEYLAKGGRIGKAKSMLGSILNVKPLLTLKEGEFVPATQAHSRTKGKEKLLEFLKNAKDIEDLAIIYSTTPDEAKELAASITAIPQARIIIAQVGPVLGVHSGPGALGIALRTKE, from the coding sequence ATGGCTATTAAAGTAGTTACCGATAGCACCGCTGATATTCCGTCTCAGTTGGTAAAAGATCTGGGCATCGTGGTAGTACCTTCATACGTGATCTTTGGAAGTAAATCATATCGTGGCGGGATCGATATAGCCGCGGACGAGTTCTATCGTAAGCTTCTTCATGAGCCTGTGCTGCCTACCACCTCCCAGCCCACCCCGCAGGATTTCGTAGAAGTCTATAACCAGCTTGCCAAGGAAGCCGACGGTATTATCTCTATTCATATTTCTTCCAAACTGAGTGGCACAATCAACTCCGCCGAACACGCCAAAAAGCTGGCCAATGTCAATTGCCCTATTGAAGTCATTGATACACAGAACCTAACAATGGCGTTGGGTTTGATTGTCATCGCTGCCGCCAGAATGACCAGAGCAGGCAAGGGATTGACTGAAGTCGCCGATGCCGTCAGAAAGATGGTGCCTAGTACCAGGCTACTGATCCTCTTTGACACGCTGGAATACTTAGCCAAGGGCGGCCGGATTGGCAAGGCCAAGTCAATGCTCGGTTCAATACTGAATGTTAAACCGCTGCTGACACTCAAAGAGGGTGAATTTGTGCCGGCGACCCAGGCGCACAGTCGCACCAAGGGCAAGGAAAAACTGTTAGAGTTCCTAAAAAATGCTAAAGATATCGAAGACCTAGCAATTATCTACAGCACCACTCCCGATGAGGCAAAAGAGCTAGCCGCTAGTATCACGGCAATCCCCCAAGCCCGCATAATCATCGCCCAGGTGGGTCCGGTGCTGGGCGTTCACAGTGGGCCAGGGGCGCTGGGCATTGCGCTGAGAACCAAGGAATAG
- a CDS encoding helix-turn-helix domain-containing protein, with amino-acid sequence MKLTFRQKIFLSKLLDAYRDMKEPVHYSVIANRLGLNNSTAYDMLRLLEKKGMVTSEYDTPKETAGPGRSSIRFVPTAETIELFAHLAGDIREQDEWDDIKTRVLTNLSRGEANDYKDILNELLARMPEPRSSLVRCTEVMTALLLKLRESKQNLTEQSSVDNLLKAPASKLRMSILAGLILGLSYTDQETQRFLGIYQEYAEKYEASLQGLSRDSLFKLHRFTRDVWNILKTPTF; translated from the coding sequence ATGAAACTGACATTTAGGCAGAAGATTTTTCTCAGTAAGCTCCTCGACGCTTATCGGGACATGAAAGAGCCTGTTCACTATAGCGTCATTGCCAATCGACTGGGTCTGAACAACTCTACAGCCTATGATATGTTGAGGCTCCTTGAGAAAAAAGGTATGGTGACTTCAGAGTACGATACGCCGAAGGAGACTGCTGGGCCTGGACGGTCTAGTATACGTTTCGTTCCTACTGCCGAAACCATCGAGCTTTTCGCTCACCTGGCAGGTGACATACGGGAGCAAGATGAGTGGGATGATATAAAAACTCGCGTCCTAACGAACTTGAGCAGGGGAGAGGCGAACGATTATAAGGATATTTTAAACGAATTACTTGCCAGGATGCCAGAACCGCGTTCATCACTTGTGCGATGCACCGAAGTCATGACGGCTTTATTACTGAAACTCAGAGAATCCAAACAGAATTTGACTGAGCAAAGCTCAGTGGATAATCTACTGAAGGCGCCGGCCAGCAAGTTGCGCATGAGTATACTGGCCGGGCTCATCCTGGGGCTATCGTATACCGATCAGGAAACTCAGAGATTTCTGGGTATTTATCAGGAATACGCCGAAAAATATGAAGCATCGCTGCAGGGATTAAGCCGTGACAGTTTATTCAAGCTGCATCGGTTTACCCGCGATGTCTGGAATATTCTAAAAACACCGACATTTTAA
- a CDS encoding IS1182 family transposase gives MGAPAYHPRALLCVWLHGFMTGIRSSRRLEAACRDQVPYLWLTGWQRPDHNTLWRFYQAHRDAMRRLLKYTVATAVELDLIDLAVQAVDRTKIVANAAGDRTYDVAALQRLLNRTEAAISELEARNEGGDDSPQPRLPEALQTAKELQQRVKGAMNRLAQQERVKRVNLTDEDAQLMKGRSGIITGYNAQAMVSSLNPETAKGNGMLITAAEVVNSASDSGQLVPMLERAEEITGQRAPVTLADGGYHTAAGLEAGEQRGQLLVMGERYKDSCTGPYFKDQFDYDAASDIYTCPHGQRLPFRGLRRSKLTGSHSIRIYRASRTVCRACPAFGVCTKDKHAGRALRISSSEVLLLKHRQWMRSDEARSLYALRRELSEPTFGILKDQMNARRFLLRGLANVRAEFNLLATAFNLRTLWRVWAKSGRRSTRARVEIADNLATNVQMHRNFGLNPVMLSAWSFAY, from the coding sequence TTGGGTGCCCCGGCTTATCATCCGAGGGCACTACTGTGTGTCTGGTTGCATGGTTTCATGACGGGGATTCGTTCCTCACGCAGACTTGAAGCAGCCTGCCGAGACCAGGTGCCGTATCTGTGGCTAACGGGATGGCAGCGCCCCGATCACAATACCCTGTGGCGATTCTACCAGGCTCACCGTGATGCGATGCGGAGACTACTGAAATACACAGTGGCCACCGCTGTCGAACTGGACTTGATTGACTTGGCGGTGCAGGCGGTGGATAGGACGAAAATAGTGGCCAATGCGGCCGGTGACCGTACCTATGATGTCGCCGCATTACAGCGTTTACTCAATCGTACGGAAGCGGCAATCTCCGAACTGGAGGCACGAAACGAGGGCGGCGATGACTCTCCCCAACCGCGGTTACCGGAAGCATTGCAGACGGCCAAAGAGTTACAGCAGCGGGTTAAAGGCGCCATGAATCGCCTAGCGCAACAGGAAAGAGTAAAACGGGTGAATCTAACCGATGAAGATGCCCAGCTGATGAAGGGGCGAAGCGGGATTATCACCGGCTACAATGCCCAGGCAATGGTCTCTTCATTAAACCCTGAGACAGCCAAGGGAAATGGCATGCTGATTACGGCTGCCGAGGTCGTGAACAGTGCTTCAGACTCAGGCCAATTGGTTCCCATGCTGGAGCGAGCCGAAGAGATAACAGGGCAACGGGCCCCTGTTACCCTGGCTGATGGCGGCTACCATACCGCTGCCGGCCTGGAAGCCGGTGAACAGCGAGGTCAACTCCTGGTGATGGGGGAACGATATAAGGATTCTTGTACTGGTCCTTATTTCAAAGACCAGTTTGACTATGATGCCGCCAGCGACATTTACACTTGCCCCCATGGCCAACGGCTTCCTTTCCGCGGGCTGCGCAGGTCCAAGCTCACTGGTTCACACTCGATCCGCATATATCGAGCATCGAGGACGGTCTGCCGGGCTTGTCCCGCCTTCGGCGTTTGTACCAAGGACAAACATGCGGGGCGTGCACTCCGGATTAGCTCTTCCGAGGTACTGTTGCTCAAACATCGACAGTGGATGCGCTCGGACGAAGCACGCAGTTTGTACGCCCTTCGCCGGGAACTGAGTGAACCTACCTTCGGAATCCTCAAAGACCAGATGAATGCCAGGAGATTCCTGTTGCGCGGTCTGGCCAACGTCAGAGCGGAGTTCAACTTACTGGCAACTGCGTTTAACTTGCGAACCCTATGGCGCGTTTGGGCTAAGTCAGGGAGACGAAGCACCAGAGCCAGGGTAGAAATCGCGGATAACCTGGCCACCAATGTCCAAATGCACCGAAACTTCGGTCTAAATCCTGTAATGCTATCCGCTTGGAGTTTCGCATATTAA
- a CDS encoding patatin-like phospholipase family protein: MTVRAGALGSLLKDRKIGLALSSGAARGLAHIGVLEMLEEEEIHIDMLAGTSMGALIGAVYAERQDIDRMKHLAIELGLKRFSFLADPVLPKYGLIRGRKIGNMLRSIIGDVEFGDLKIPFACSAVDINSNQEVVIKQGKVREGVRASCSIPILLTPSKLEGRYLVDGGLLDPVPVKILKDMGADPIIAVNVIPNGQNTFLGASQNNRRKNGPNILSIAIQTVNIISSQRLKSSLSGADVIIEPQVTHISWGDFHRAEECIVQGRLAAQVSIPEIKRLLAG, from the coding sequence ATGACAGTGAGAGCTGGGGCATTGGGTAGTTTGCTTAAGGATAGAAAAATCGGGCTGGCACTTAGCAGTGGCGCGGCGCGAGGACTGGCTCACATCGGCGTACTGGAGATGTTAGAGGAAGAAGAGATCCACATCGACATGCTTGCCGGTACGAGCATGGGAGCACTGATCGGTGCTGTCTACGCAGAGCGACAGGACATTGACCGGATGAAACATCTAGCAATAGAATTGGGCTTAAAGAGGTTTTCCTTTTTAGCAGATCCCGTGTTACCAAAATACGGTTTGATTCGCGGGCGGAAGATTGGAAACATGTTAAGATCGATTATCGGCGATGTTGAGTTTGGGGATTTGAAGATACCATTTGCTTGTTCGGCGGTTGATATTAATAGCAATCAAGAGGTCGTAATTAAGCAGGGCAAAGTGAGAGAGGGTGTGAGGGCGAGTTGCTCTATTCCCATTTTACTTACTCCCAGTAAATTAGAAGGAAGATATTTAGTTGATGGTGGTTTGCTCGATCCGGTGCCTGTAAAAATCCTCAAGGATATGGGGGCAGACCCTATCATCGCAGTAAATGTAATACCGAATGGTCAAAATACGTTTTTGGGTGCTAGCCAGAATAATCGGAGGAAAAATGGACCTAATATACTTAGTATAGCGATCCAAACGGTAAACATTATTAGTAGCCAGAGATTAAAGTCCAGTCTCAGTGGCGCCGATGTTATCATAGAGCCTCAAGTTACACACATTAGCTGGGGTGATTTCCATCGTGCTGAAGAGTGCATCGTTCAAGGTCGATTGGCCGCTCAGGTATCCATACCGGAGATAAAAAGGTTGCTGGCCGGTTGA
- a CDS encoding metal-dependent transcriptional regulator, with protein MNIDEHGEEILESLWIKTQEDKAGVSAADFQARKALEQLIEDGLVVSGGDGLLSLTEKGLPEARSVVRRHRLAERLLYDVLGTRDKMMHDKACKFEHLLDKGLDENICVLLGHPKVCPHNKPIPPGKCCQAAASRPQKLVSPLSELRPGQSGTVAYLYAPEADKLQKLMAMGVLPGAPVKLIQSFPSYVFQAGMSQFATDREMSDAIYVRLTEDPAR; from the coding sequence ATGAACATCGACGAGCACGGCGAGGAGATCCTGGAGAGCCTGTGGATCAAGACGCAGGAGGATAAAGCCGGGGTCAGCGCCGCCGATTTTCAAGCCCGCAAAGCCCTCGAACAGCTTATCGAGGACGGGCTGGTGGTCTCAGGCGGTGACGGTTTACTCTCTTTGACTGAGAAAGGTCTGCCGGAAGCCCGCAGCGTGGTACGGCGCCATCGCCTGGCGGAACGCCTGTTATATGACGTCCTGGGCACTCGCGATAAAATGATGCACGACAAGGCCTGCAAGTTCGAGCATCTGCTGGATAAGGGACTCGACGAGAACATCTGCGTCCTTTTGGGGCACCCCAAAGTATGCCCGCATAACAAGCCGATCCCGCCGGGCAAATGCTGCCAGGCGGCGGCCTCCCGCCCGCAGAAGCTGGTCTCACCGTTATCCGAACTGCGTCCGGGCCAGAGTGGTACGGTCGCTTATCTCTACGCGCCGGAAGCCGACAAGCTGCAAAAATTGATGGCGATGGGCGTCCTGCCGGGGGCTCCGGTCAAGTTGATCCAGAGCTTCCCGTCATACGTTTTCCAGGCAGGCATGAGCCAGTTCGCCACCGACCGGGAAATGTCTGACGCAATTTATGTTAGGCTGACCGAAGACCCAGCCCGCTGA
- a CDS encoding twin-arginine translocase TatA/TatE family subunit, with protein sequence MNFFGLGTFEIVTILIVATLVFGPNRIPEFAKKAGEFMRSFQKITSDMTKEFTKAIDSSPTKPSDTGKPPDSFSGITLDKYFKTNDK encoded by the coding sequence ATGAACTTTTTCGGTCTAGGTACTTTTGAGATCGTTACTATTCTCATCGTAGCTACCCTTGTCTTCGGTCCCAATCGCATCCCCGAATTCGCTAAAAAGGCTGGGGAGTTCATGCGCAGTTTTCAAAAAATCACTAGTGATATGACCAAGGAGTTCACCAAAGCCATCGATAGTTCACCAACTAAACCTTCTGACACTGGTAAACCTCCTGACTCCTTCAGTGGCATAACCTTGGACAAATATTTTAAAACAAACGATAAATAA
- a CDS encoding hydrophobe/amphiphile efflux-3 (HAE3) family transporter, giving the protein MERYFRKLGVFIESKRVLVITVSVILIIASLFGATQLKLATGVETYLSTGSQTYQDYMRFNQHFGSSVVVVLVTGNDLTQLLQPANVAAMETIENQMGNNPNVVSALGPTFLIKQAVAQQTGTPVLPLDPKILQSIVVDPENGQIRPQFSRVLPDGQHALIAIVLKGDLSLDGQKLVSEEVENIVATAGFSGVGAVVTGMPAVFSQLEDMMSSSLRNMFLLSILLMLVILAVVFSVRGFFAWRWLPLGIVLIGIIYTFGIMGVINVPITMVTMAVFPILIGLGVDYAIQFHNRYDEEARRGETVAEAIIDSVTHIGPSIGIAIIAASLGFAALFFSPVPMVRDFGLMLIIGVIAAYLVALFLLLGILYLHDRRNATKTTINKGMAKAKQEKVGFVERGLQHLAPWVIRNTAIIIPLALLLTIGGLISDSYIATETDETKFISQDVPAVKNLLALEKIAGGVSSINMLVESKDITDPLVIAWMVQLEQRITSEQPEFVTGTSSIADLILQATGGVMPQSSVQVKQILGQLPVPIKRNLITDDYTAGNLVISVEQLEIAKIQELRDQLTGYVVNPPAGVNVILTGTPIIGIELFNALTGGRIQMTLIGVGLIFLVLLGLFKFNLLRAVLAVLPIGLILGWSSGIMYLLGIKYTPLTSTLGALILGIGVEFTILLMMRYYEERRKGEGPEEAMTTAMTKIGRAIIASGLTIIGGFGALLIAKDFLILRDFGIVTMINVFFALVSTLFVLPTLIVWVDTWQEKQRLAVKSIRK; this is encoded by the coding sequence ATGGAGCGGTATTTTCGAAAGTTAGGCGTTTTCATTGAAAGCAAACGCGTACTGGTTATCACTGTCAGTGTAATACTTATTATTGCCTCGCTTTTTGGTGCCACACAACTCAAGCTGGCTACCGGTGTTGAAACCTACTTATCCACCGGTTCTCAGACCTACCAAGATTACATGAGGTTTAACCAGCATTTCGGCAGCAGCGTCGTAGTAGTCCTGGTGACAGGAAATGATTTGACTCAACTACTGCAGCCCGCCAACGTGGCGGCGATGGAGACCATCGAGAACCAGATGGGGAACAATCCAAACGTTGTTTCGGCTCTAGGACCTACTTTTCTCATAAAACAGGCGGTTGCACAACAAACTGGAACCCCTGTTTTACCGCTTGACCCCAAAATACTTCAGTCCATAGTCGTAGATCCCGAGAATGGCCAGATTCGGCCCCAATTCAGCAGAGTCCTGCCTGATGGCCAGCACGCCCTGATCGCCATAGTGCTCAAGGGAGACTTGTCATTGGATGGCCAAAAACTGGTAAGCGAAGAAGTTGAAAACATAGTCGCCACTGCCGGTTTCTCCGGAGTTGGAGCCGTAGTCACCGGTATGCCTGCTGTCTTTAGCCAGCTAGAAGATATGATGTCCAGCAGCCTGCGCAATATGTTCCTGCTTTCTATACTGTTAATGCTTGTAATCTTGGCCGTGGTCTTCAGTGTTCGTGGTTTCTTTGCTTGGAGATGGTTGCCACTGGGTATTGTGCTTATTGGAATCATATATACCTTTGGAATTATGGGCGTGATCAACGTTCCTATAACTATGGTTACCATGGCAGTGTTTCCCATATTAATCGGCCTTGGGGTAGACTACGCCATCCAATTCCACAACCGCTATGACGAAGAGGCCAGGCGAGGCGAAACTGTAGCTGAAGCCATTATAGATTCTGTTACCCATATTGGGCCGTCAATTGGTATCGCTATTATTGCGGCCTCTCTTGGTTTTGCCGCTCTGTTCTTCTCGCCTGTTCCCATGGTCCGTGATTTCGGGCTTATGTTGATTATTGGCGTCATAGCCGCCTACCTTGTAGCGCTGTTTTTACTTCTGGGTATCCTGTATCTGCATGATCGACGCAATGCAACCAAAACCACAATAAACAAAGGAATGGCCAAGGCGAAGCAGGAGAAAGTTGGCTTTGTGGAAAGGGGTCTCCAACACCTTGCACCCTGGGTGATCAGAAATACAGCCATCATCATCCCTTTGGCCTTATTATTGACCATCGGTGGCCTGATAAGTGACTCCTACATTGCCACCGAAACCGATGAGACCAAGTTTATATCTCAGGATGTTCCAGCGGTAAAGAATCTGCTGGCTCTTGAGAAAATAGCCGGCGGAGTCAGTTCAATCAATATGCTGGTCGAATCTAAGGACATCACTGATCCGTTGGTTATAGCCTGGATGGTGCAACTGGAACAGCGTATTACCTCGGAGCAGCCCGAGTTTGTTACTGGCACTAGCAGTATTGCTGACCTAATTCTGCAGGCTACCGGCGGAGTGATGCCTCAAAGCTCCGTGCAGGTCAAGCAGATCTTGGGGCAACTTCCTGTACCCATCAAGAGGAACTTAATCACCGATGATTACACCGCCGGTAATCTTGTGATTAGCGTTGAGCAGTTAGAGATTGCCAAGATTCAGGAGCTCAGGGACCAATTGACCGGATATGTAGTCAACCCTCCGGCCGGCGTAAATGTCATCCTGACAGGAACGCCCATAATCGGGATCGAGCTCTTTAACGCCCTGACCGGGGGGCGGATACAGATGACCCTCATAGGAGTTGGCTTGATCTTTTTGGTTCTCCTTGGTCTCTTCAAGTTCAATCTGCTGCGCGCCGTTCTGGCGGTCCTGCCCATAGGGCTTATTCTCGGTTGGTCAAGCGGCATAATGTATCTATTGGGAATCAAATATACTCCCCTCACCTCTACCCTGGGAGCGCTGATCTTGGGTATCGGGGTTGAATTCACTATCTTGCTGATGATGCGGTACTACGAAGAGAGGCGCAAGGGCGAAGGACCAGAGGAAGCGATGACCACGGCCATGACCAAGATCGGTCGTGCCATTATCGCCTCAGGACTTACTATAATCGGTGGCTTTGGCGCGTTATTGATCGCCAAGGATTTTCTGATACTTCGTGACTTCGGCATCGTCACCATGATCAATGTCTTTTTTGCCTTAGTCAGCACCCTGTTCGTATTACCGACTCTGATTGTCTGGGTCGACACCTGGCAGGAGAAACAACGACTGGCTGTAAAGTCGATCCGGAAATAG
- a CDS encoding polyprenyl synthetase family protein, giving the protein MDYKLIYTPVARDLADVEANLSDLTEQWRSDFPELHAMLHHVLRGGKILRPALTFLAGRCIDGVTSRMLNMATANELLHIATLVHDDAIDKADFRRGRETANKLWGVEKAILLGDFLFARASEFAATTHELRVVKLFSSTLRIISVGELKQARAAFSLEQSLQGYMDRIACKTAALLKMSCESGAILAGGTEEQIQVLSDFGFNLGLAFQIVDDILDFTGTEVELGKPVGSDLRQGTITLPPLLLMERYPAANPISDFIRGVARNNKIAEAIDMIKSGGFIEESYRHALKYSTQAQEMLNRLPESPYRGALRALTDYLIERRV; this is encoded by the coding sequence TTGGACTACAAACTTATATATACACCGGTGGCCAGGGACTTAGCCGATGTCGAGGCTAATCTTTCCGACCTAACTGAGCAGTGGAGAAGCGATTTTCCTGAGCTCCATGCCATGCTGCATCATGTCTTGCGCGGCGGTAAAATCTTGAGGCCGGCTCTGACCTTTCTGGCTGGCCGGTGCATCGATGGGGTAACGAGTCGTATGCTCAATATGGCTACCGCCAATGAACTACTGCACATCGCTACCTTAGTGCACGATGACGCCATCGATAAAGCGGATTTCCGTCGGGGAAGAGAGACGGCGAACAAGCTATGGGGAGTGGAAAAGGCCATTCTACTGGGTGATTTTTTATTTGCTCGGGCTTCTGAGTTCGCTGCTACTACCCATGAACTCCGAGTGGTGAAGCTTTTCTCTAGTACATTGCGAATTATTTCGGTGGGTGAACTCAAGCAGGCTCGGGCTGCTTTCAGTTTGGAACAAAGCTTGCAGGGGTATATGGACCGCATTGCATGCAAGACGGCGGCACTGTTAAAGATGTCCTGTGAATCCGGAGCCATTCTGGCTGGAGGTACCGAGGAACAGATTCAGGTTTTGAGCGATTTCGGATTTAATCTGGGGCTGGCATTTCAAATTGTTGACGATATCTTGGATTTTACCGGTACCGAGGTTGAGTTGGGCAAACCAGTGGGCTCGGATTTGCGACAGGGAACGATCACACTACCGCCGCTCCTTTTAATGGAAAGATACCCAGCCGCCAATCCGATTTCAGATTTCATACGAGGCGTGGCACGCAATAATAAAATCGCAGAGGCCATCGACATGATAAAAAGTGGTGGCTTTATTGAAGAAAGCTACCGCCATGCCTTGAAATATTCGACACAGGCTCAAGAAATGCTTAACCGCCTGCCAGAAAGCCCCTATCGTGGGGCATTGAGGGCTCTGACCGACTACCTTATCGAACGACGAGTCTAA
- a CDS encoding DUF2089 family protein: MIRDWSELTGLTNGSPITVERVKIADSNIAIEGEFALPPLAQLGREDQVFIMAFVGAHGSMKEVGRLFGISYPTVKNRLVKVASKLRMVEINSKLTAMSEQESLLDMLEQGKINADEALKRLA, translated from the coding sequence ATGATTAGGGATTGGAGCGAATTAACTGGGCTAACCAACGGTTCACCGATCACTGTTGAACGAGTGAAAATTGCCGATAGCAATATCGCGATCGAAGGGGAATTTGCTTTACCACCACTAGCTCAACTCGGGAGGGAAGATCAAGTCTTCATCATGGCTTTCGTCGGAGCCCACGGTTCGATGAAGGAAGTGGGACGGCTCTTCGGCATCAGCTATCCAACGGTCAAGAACCGTCTTGTTAAGGTCGCCAGCAAGTTGAGAATGGTGGAGATTAACTCGAAACTTACAGCTATGTCTGAGCAGGAAAGCCTGTTGGACATGCTGGAACAGGGCAAAATTAATGCAGATGAGGCTCTAAAGAGGCTTGCATGA
- a CDS encoding IS3 family transposase, which translates to MASRLQRRDTIRACVFGSPRLHIMLKREGLVVNHKRTERIYREEGLALRRKRRRKGAASARVVMSAPSRPNQKWSMDFVTDSIVTGRRFRALAIVDDYSRECPAIEVDTSLGGVRVISVLERLAAMRGLPEAITVVDNGPEFAGKAMDEWAFRKGVKLSFIRPGKPIENTFAESFNGRLRDECLNTNWFLNLKHAREVIEAWRMDYNTVRPHSSLDGLAHQEFMELDGNTKMHLALKMG; encoded by the coding sequence CTGGCTTCGCGGCTACAGAGAAGGGATACCATAAGGGCTTGTGTGTTTGGCAGCCCGCGGCTCCACATCATGCTCAAAAGAGAGGGACTGGTAGTCAACCACAAGCGGACCGAACGCATCTACAGGGAAGAGGGATTGGCTTTAAGAAGGAAGAGACGCCGTAAAGGAGCTGCCAGCGCCCGTGTTGTGATGTCGGCGCCATCTCGTCCCAATCAGAAGTGGAGCATGGATTTTGTGACTGACAGCATCGTAACCGGCCGGCGCTTCCGGGCCCTGGCCATCGTCGATGATTATTCCCGGGAATGCCCTGCAATCGAGGTCGATACCTCGCTGGGTGGCGTCAGGGTGATCAGCGTCCTGGAAAGACTGGCGGCTATGCGCGGCTTGCCCGAAGCCATCACCGTGGTGGATAACGGGCCAGAATTTGCCGGTAAAGCTATGGATGAGTGGGCGTTTCGCAAAGGGGTCAAGCTCAGCTTCATCCGCCCCGGCAAACCTATTGAAAACACCTTCGCAGAAAGCTTCAACGGCAGACTACGCGACGAATGCCTGAACACAAACTGGTTTCTGAATCTAAAACATGCCAGAGAAGTTATCGAGGCATGGAGAATGGATTATAATACTGTCAGACCTCATAGCTCATTGGATGGATTGGCACACCAGGAATTCATGGAACTAGACGGAAACACTAAGATGCATCTGGCACTAAAGATGGGGTAA
- the tatA gene encoding twin-arginine translocase TatA/TatE family subunit, giving the protein MPFRLGPLELCIILVIILLIFGVGKLPQVGEAIGKSLKSFRDGSSGEDEEKPKEVKSATITGTPEAVVSKTEDTPKA; this is encoded by the coding sequence GTGCCATTCAGACTGGGCCCCTTGGAACTATGTATTATTCTGGTAATCATTCTCCTCATCTTCGGCGTCGGGAAACTGCCTCAGGTGGGTGAAGCTATTGGCAAAAGTCTTAAGTCGTTCAGGGATGGATCCTCCGGCGAAGATGAAGAAAAGCCAAAAGAAGTGAAGTCGGCAACAATTACCGGGACACCAGAGGCGGTCGTCTCCAAAACGGAAGATACTCCTAAGGCTTAG